One window of Microbacterium sediminis genomic DNA carries:
- a CDS encoding siderophore-interacting protein has translation MSTPTITDTRPSRFFRGRVTRIQDLTPSFRRFTFTSDDMHEYGDPGYDQRIKVVFPTDAAPLETMPTGEDWYLQWRELPAGQRHPFRTYTTRAVRPEAREVDIDMVAHGVQGPASAWIERAVVGDEVLIYSPTIHHEGVSLGVDFVPPARTGDYLLVGDETAAPAIAVILEQLPREATGIVVLEVPDERDCAYLPQHPGFRVYAAGRGSAPRHDHLIRVVEAHAGLLCPDGRGGEVEEIDIDRDMLWEVPRTAKGGAALKSAPLYAWIAGEAAAVKQLRRHLVQQVGVDRRAVAFMGYWRLGRAENE, from the coding sequence ATGAGCACCCCCACGATCACCGACACCCGCCCGTCGCGCTTCTTCCGCGGGCGCGTCACCCGCATCCAGGACCTGACGCCGAGCTTCCGCCGCTTCACCTTCACGAGCGACGACATGCACGAGTACGGCGACCCGGGCTACGACCAGCGGATCAAGGTCGTCTTCCCCACCGACGCGGCGCCGCTGGAGACCATGCCGACGGGCGAGGACTGGTACCTGCAGTGGCGCGAGCTGCCGGCCGGGCAGCGCCATCCGTTCCGCACCTACACCACCCGTGCGGTGCGCCCCGAGGCCCGCGAGGTCGACATCGACATGGTCGCGCACGGCGTGCAGGGACCGGCCTCCGCCTGGATCGAGCGGGCCGTCGTCGGCGACGAGGTGCTCATCTACTCCCCCACGATCCACCACGAGGGCGTGAGCCTCGGCGTGGACTTCGTGCCGCCCGCCCGCACCGGCGACTACCTCCTCGTCGGAGACGAGACCGCCGCCCCGGCGATCGCCGTGATCCTCGAGCAGCTGCCGCGCGAGGCGACGGGCATCGTTGTGCTCGAGGTGCCCGATGAGCGCGACTGCGCCTACCTGCCGCAGCACCCGGGCTTCCGCGTCTATGCCGCCGGCCGCGGGTCCGCGCCGCGCCACGATCACCTCATCCGCGTCGTCGAGGCCCACGCCGGCCTGCTGTGCCCCGACGGGCGCGGCGGCGAGGTCGAGGAGATCGACATCGACCGCGACATGCTCTGGGAGGTCCCGCGCACCGCGAAGGGCGGCGCCGCGCTGAAGTCGGCGCCGCTGTACGCGTGGATCGCCGGCGAGGCCGCCGCCGTCAAGCAGCTGCGCCGCCACCTCGTGCAGCAGGTGGGCGTGGATCGCCGGGCCGTGGCCTTCATGGGCTACTGGCGCCTCGGACGCGCCGAGAACGAGTAG
- a CDS encoding acyltransferase family protein gives MSGGFRADIQGLRAIAVAAVVLQHAGFAWARGGFVGVDVFFVVSGFLITGVLVREIESTGRIDLPAFAARRARRILPAALVVIVLTAVGAVLLAPPLERRPALVDALASALFVPNYVFAARETDYFGDDAPSIFQHYWSLGVEEQWYLVCPLLLMAAVWLARRLGRSRHTAVLVLLVTVTAASLACCLVLTAASPSWAFFALWTRAWEFGIGALAALLPAAAIARLPRPLLLAIGWAGLGGIVLSVVAVTEAGWPGAAALLPVLSTAAVIVAGSAVAPDDRLAVARVLAPRPMQFLGAISFSLYLVHWPLLLLGAPLVPEGWAWHAALALAGVPIAWALYRLVEQPVRRAPALVGARPRRSLGLAALATGGVAVLALATAAWAPVARTTTDKDVADVPASSPPAVTSVVPGNVTPSLEDALGDEAEPYADDANLGYGEDAPDPGVYGDEDGSRVVLWGDSHAASWAPALAQIAREDGLRLETHTKSGCSSGFAAHVLDGHAYEACDRWRAAVLEELAADPPQLLVVASYSWEKMPEDVDSGEAWRSGLREIVEALPQTRIAFLVDTPRFDFEPIECLAENLESALECAAPADEALGGPGTDAMAAVAEDSHAELVDLNDYLCLDRDGERICPVIIGRHTVYRDQHHLTATYARELAEPLAEALGLRD, from the coding sequence ATGAGTGGCGGATTCCGCGCGGACATCCAGGGTCTGCGAGCGATCGCGGTGGCGGCGGTGGTGCTGCAGCACGCGGGATTCGCGTGGGCCCGCGGCGGGTTCGTGGGGGTCGACGTGTTCTTCGTCGTCTCGGGCTTCCTCATCACGGGCGTGCTCGTGCGCGAGATCGAGAGCACCGGGCGGATCGATCTGCCGGCGTTCGCGGCGCGGCGGGCGCGGCGCATCCTGCCCGCGGCGCTCGTGGTGATCGTGCTCACCGCCGTCGGGGCCGTGCTGCTCGCGCCGCCCCTGGAGCGCCGGCCGGCACTCGTCGACGCCCTCGCCTCGGCCCTGTTCGTGCCGAACTACGTCTTCGCGGCGCGCGAGACGGACTACTTCGGCGACGACGCGCCGTCGATCTTCCAGCACTACTGGTCGCTCGGCGTGGAGGAGCAGTGGTACCTCGTCTGCCCGCTGCTGCTGATGGCGGCGGTGTGGCTGGCGCGCCGCCTGGGCCGGTCACGGCACACGGCGGTGCTCGTGCTCCTCGTCACCGTGACGGCGGCCTCGCTCGCGTGCTGCCTTGTGCTGACCGCCGCCTCGCCCTCGTGGGCGTTCTTCGCGCTGTGGACCCGCGCGTGGGAGTTCGGCATCGGGGCGCTCGCGGCGCTCCTGCCGGCCGCCGCGATCGCGCGCCTGCCCCGGCCGCTGCTGCTCGCGATCGGATGGGCGGGTCTCGGCGGCATCGTGCTCTCGGTCGTGGCGGTGACCGAGGCGGGGTGGCCGGGTGCCGCGGCGCTGCTGCCGGTGCTCTCGACCGCCGCGGTGATCGTCGCGGGATCGGCCGTGGCGCCCGACGACCGCCTCGCCGTGGCTCGGGTGCTCGCGCCGCGACCGATGCAGTTCCTCGGTGCCATCTCGTTTTCGCTGTACCTCGTGCACTGGCCGCTGCTGCTGCTCGGCGCCCCGCTGGTGCCGGAGGGGTGGGCGTGGCATGCGGCGCTCGCCCTCGCCGGCGTGCCGATCGCGTGGGCCCTGTACCGCCTCGTCGAGCAGCCGGTGCGCCGCGCCCCCGCCCTGGTCGGCGCGCGGCCGCGGCGTTCGCTGGGCCTGGCGGCGCTCGCCACCGGCGGCGTGGCGGTGCTCGCGCTGGCGACCGCCGCGTGGGCACCGGTCGCCCGGACCACCACCGACAAGGACGTGGCCGACGTCCCCGCCTCGAGCCCACCGGCGGTGACGTCGGTGGTGCCGGGCAACGTGACGCCGTCGCTCGAGGACGCGCTGGGCGACGAGGCCGAGCCGTACGCGGACGACGCGAACCTCGGCTACGGGGAGGACGCGCCGGATCCCGGTGTGTACGGCGACGAGGACGGCTCGCGCGTGGTGCTGTGGGGCGACTCCCACGCGGCCAGCTGGGCGCCGGCCCTCGCGCAGATCGCCCGCGAGGATGGGCTTCGCCTCGAGACCCACACCAAGAGCGGCTGCTCGTCGGGCTTCGCGGCGCACGTGCTCGACGGCCACGCGTACGAGGCGTGCGACCGGTGGCGCGCCGCGGTGCTGGAGGAGCTGGCCGCCGACCCGCCGCAGCTGCTCGTGGTTGCCTCGTACTCGTGGGAGAAGATGCCCGAGGACGTCGACTCCGGCGAGGCGTGGCGATCGGGGCTGCGCGAGATCGTCGAGGCCCTGCCGCAGACCCGGATCGCGTTCCTCGTCGACACCCCGCGCTTCGACTTCGAGCCGATCGAGTGCCTCGCGGAGAACCTCGAGAGCGCGCTGGAGTGCGCGGCGCCGGCCGACGAGGCGCTGGGTGGTCCGGGCACCGACGCGATGGCGGCCGTGGCCGAGGACTCGCACGCGGAGCTGGTCGACCTGAACGACTATCTCTGCCTGGACCGCGACGGTGAGCGCATCTGCCCCGTGATCATCGGCCGCCACACGGTCTACCGCGACCAGCACCACCTCACGGCGACCTACGCGCGCGAGCTGGCCGAGCCGCTCGCCGAGGCGCTCGGCCTGCGCGACTGA
- a CDS encoding LCP family protein: MSPSHARTRQTLARHGQLPRPHPVRQLLALLGIGLATVLVAGAGVVAFAVNDLYSALTEDAVQIGDDAVPPGITELDDRGVSILLLGLDICERDYAAIMGDRCRDKEYGDDGRELVANSDVVMLLHISPEPRRVTVLSFPRDLMVDLPVCETESGEEDGGYFGQLNSAYAIGGLACSAAAVEELTGLPVDHAASITWGGVIGLTSAIGGVTVCVETPIHDPEAGAYFEAGEHTIDGVRALEFLRTRHGLEGGSDLARIGNQQVYMAALVRKLMSEETLSDWGRLFALARTAVRAIEPSTGLTDPVYLARVALAVRNVPLSDFRFVRFPVYDWPQDPDRVVADEVNAATLIQSIRDNTEFAPQPGSGSVPTEGAEPTEGATPPPSASPTAQPDNVYGQTADETRCSAGNG; this comes from the coding sequence ATGAGCCCGTCGCACGCCCGCACGAGGCAGACGCTCGCCCGGCACGGGCAGCTGCCGAGACCCCACCCCGTGCGCCAGCTGCTCGCGCTGCTCGGGATCGGCCTCGCCACGGTGCTCGTGGCCGGCGCGGGCGTCGTGGCGTTCGCGGTGAACGATCTGTACTCCGCGCTGACCGAGGACGCGGTGCAGATCGGCGACGACGCCGTCCCGCCGGGGATCACCGAGCTGGACGACCGTGGCGTGAGCATCCTGCTGCTCGGTCTGGACATCTGCGAGCGCGACTATGCGGCGATCATGGGGGATCGCTGCCGCGACAAGGAGTACGGCGACGACGGGCGCGAGCTCGTCGCCAACAGCGACGTGGTGATGCTGCTGCACATCTCGCCGGAGCCGCGCCGCGTCACCGTCCTCAGCTTCCCGCGTGATCTCATGGTCGACCTGCCGGTGTGCGAGACCGAGAGCGGCGAGGAGGACGGCGGCTACTTCGGCCAGCTCAACTCGGCGTACGCGATCGGCGGCCTGGCGTGCTCGGCGGCCGCCGTCGAGGAGCTCACGGGTCTTCCCGTGGACCACGCCGCGAGCATCACGTGGGGCGGCGTCATCGGCCTGACGAGCGCGATCGGCGGCGTCACGGTGTGCGTGGAGACGCCCATCCACGACCCGGAGGCCGGCGCGTACTTCGAGGCCGGCGAGCACACGATCGACGGGGTGCGGGCGCTCGAGTTCCTGCGCACGCGCCATGGGCTCGAGGGCGGGAGCGATCTCGCCCGTATCGGCAACCAGCAGGTGTACATGGCCGCCCTGGTCCGCAAGCTCATGAGCGAGGAGACGCTGAGCGACTGGGGCCGGCTCTTCGCCCTTGCCCGCACCGCCGTGCGCGCCATCGAGCCCTCCACGGGCCTCACCGACCCGGTCTACCTCGCGCGGGTCGCACTGGCGGTGCGGAACGTGCCGCTGTCGGACTTCCGGTTCGTGCGCTTCCCCGTCTACGACTGGCCGCAGGACCCCGATCGGGTGGTCGCGGACGAGGTCAACGCCGCCACGCTGATCCAGTCGATCCGCGACAACACCGAGTTCGCCCCGCAGCCCGGCTCGGGTTCCGTGCCGACGGAGGGCGCGGAGCCGACCGAGGGCGCGACGCCGCCGCCGTCGGCGTCACCGACGGCGCAGCCCGACAACGTCTACGGGCAGACCGCGGACGAGACGCGCTGCTCGGCCGGCAACGGCTGA
- a CDS encoding FecCD family ABC transporter permease: protein MTAAVLTAPLDAIRVGRRARVRRRTIGISVLAVLLVALLAGEILLGRTIYPLSEVLAVMAGQDVPGASFTVGQLRIPRAVTGALGGIAFGIAGSTFQTLLRNPLASPDVIGITSGASAAAVFSLVVLHLSGGLTTLIALAVGIATAVVIYAASRGGDATGGRLILIGIGIGAMLEAVVSYLIQRAAEWDVAVAMRWLTGSLNGSRMEDLPPLVGAVIILVPVVLLLSRDLDALALGDASATALGVRVDRTRILLIVCAVALACFATATTGPIAFVAFLAGPIAGRIVGAGSSLVVPSALVGACLVLGADLLGQFAFDTKFPVGVITGILGAPYLIYLLIRTSRRGGSA, encoded by the coding sequence ATGACCGCCGCCGTGCTGACCGCGCCCCTCGACGCCATCCGCGTCGGCCGCCGCGCGCGCGTGCGCCGCCGCACGATCGGCATCTCGGTGCTCGCCGTGCTGCTCGTCGCGCTGCTGGCCGGCGAGATCCTGCTCGGCCGCACCATCTACCCGCTCTCCGAGGTGCTCGCCGTCATGGCCGGACAGGACGTGCCGGGCGCCTCGTTCACCGTGGGCCAGCTGCGCATTCCGCGGGCCGTGACGGGGGCGCTGGGCGGCATCGCGTTCGGCATCGCCGGATCGACCTTCCAGACGCTGCTGCGCAACCCGCTCGCGAGCCCCGACGTCATCGGCATCACCTCCGGCGCCAGCGCCGCCGCGGTGTTCTCGCTCGTCGTGCTGCACCTGTCGGGCGGGCTGACCACCCTCATCGCCCTGGCGGTCGGCATCGCGACGGCCGTCGTGATCTACGCGGCCTCTCGCGGCGGCGACGCGACGGGCGGCCGCCTGATCCTCATCGGCATCGGCATCGGCGCCATGCTCGAGGCGGTCGTGTCGTACCTCATCCAGCGCGCGGCCGAGTGGGACGTCGCCGTCGCGATGCGCTGGCTCACCGGGAGCCTCAACGGCTCGCGCATGGAGGACCTGCCTCCGCTCGTGGGAGCGGTGATCATCCTGGTGCCCGTGGTGCTGCTGCTCTCGCGCGACCTCGACGCCCTCGCACTGGGCGACGCCTCGGCGACGGCGCTGGGCGTGCGCGTGGATCGCACCCGCATCCTGCTCATCGTCTGCGCCGTGGCGCTGGCGTGCTTCGCCACGGCGACGACGGGACCGATCGCCTTCGTCGCGTTCCTCGCCGGGCCGATCGCGGGGCGCATCGTCGGGGCGGGCTCGTCGCTCGTGGTGCCCTCGGCGCTCGTGGGCGCGTGCCTCGTGCTCGGGGCCGATCTGCTGGGCCAGTTCGCCTTCGACACCAAGTTCCCCGTCGGCGTGATCACGGGCATCCTCGGCGCGCCGTACCTCATCTACCTGCTCATCCGCACGAGCCGCCGTGGAGGTTCCGCATGA
- a CDS encoding ABC transporter ATP-binding protein → MTVQHSLEAQGLSSGYGSVTVVDGIDLALPPGRISVIVGANASGKSTLLKTLARLLPPKAGSVVLDGRRIDELHTKDIARTLGLLPQSPVAPEGIAVADLVGRGRHPHQKLFRSWTADDERAVAQALVETGVAELADRAVDELSGGQRQRVWIAMALAQETEVLLLDEPTTFLDLAHQIEVLDLLTDLNRERGTTVAMVLHDINLAARYADHLFAMRNGRLVASGAPEDVVTADLIRDVFGLEAQVIADPVSGTPLILPIGRHHAHPAAIDAPASAAPATPTGAHA, encoded by the coding sequence ATGACCGTGCAGCATTCCCTCGAGGCGCAGGGCCTCTCGTCCGGCTACGGATCGGTGACGGTCGTCGACGGCATCGACCTCGCGCTCCCGCCGGGTCGGATCAGCGTGATCGTCGGCGCGAACGCCTCGGGCAAGTCCACGCTGCTGAAGACCCTCGCGCGGCTGCTGCCCCCGAAAGCGGGGTCGGTCGTCCTCGACGGGCGGCGCATCGACGAGCTCCACACGAAGGACATCGCCCGCACGCTCGGTCTGCTGCCGCAGTCGCCGGTGGCGCCGGAGGGCATCGCCGTGGCCGACCTCGTGGGCCGCGGACGCCACCCGCACCAGAAGCTGTTCCGCTCGTGGACGGCCGACGACGAGCGCGCGGTCGCGCAGGCGCTCGTCGAGACCGGCGTGGCCGAGCTCGCCGATCGCGCGGTCGACGAGCTCTCCGGCGGTCAGCGCCAGCGCGTGTGGATCGCCATGGCGCTCGCGCAGGAGACCGAGGTGCTGCTGCTCGACGAGCCGACCACCTTCCTCGATCTCGCGCACCAGATCGAGGTGCTCGACCTGCTCACCGACCTCAACCGCGAGCGCGGCACCACCGTCGCGATGGTGCTGCACGACATCAACCTCGCGGCCCGGTACGCCGACCACCTCTTCGCGATGCGCAACGGCCGCCTCGTGGCCTCGGGGGCTCCGGAGGACGTCGTCACCGCCGACCTCATCCGCGACGTGTTCGGCCTGGAGGCGCAGGTCATCGCCGACCCCGTGAGCGGCACGCCGCTCATCCTCCCGATCGGGCGGCACCACGCCCACCCCGCGGCGATCGACGCCCCCGCGTCCGCCGCGCCCGCGACCCCCACCGGAGCCCACGCATGA
- a CDS encoding HNH endonuclease signature motif containing protein, protein MTITAIPPSTWEFTPGELAEVRAGIAELREVQREIARLEARAVAVRARLLTLARDQQERSGASGAYEFPVRSMAAEVACALRESPRSARARLEEAADLVERLPRVVEALRQGRLQMAHARHIQAEAGRFAEGAEDRLGLFEKRAIDEARVRTPAQTGRIVRVLAAKLAPVSMQARHEQARAERGVWVRDLQDGMSELCAVLASPVAHGIRDRLTQLGLAAKRERRRAGRGGTERAMLETADPWVRPPGASATAPGAGAVAHDASSDADDTASSGRAAAGVAADPGDTRGLDELRADLLGDLLLTAVPTAHHLHAPGDDGSRAFTARVQVTIPVDALIDPLEADHVAFLDGATPIDTLGAWALAGTAPTWERLLVRPDTGALVAVDTYRPTIAQRRWLAARDGTCRFPGCGVPAREADIDHTVDWAHGGQTRLDNLAAVCEPHHMLKHHSPWRVRQRRGGVLEWTSPAGHTYTDHPPTRVVFRDEFPDPGPRPGAPPGADAAAERGSPRRGAMAYASEWDRLPPAGDAPF, encoded by the coding sequence ATGACGATCACCGCGATTCCGCCCTCGACCTGGGAGTTCACGCCGGGTGAGCTCGCCGAGGTGCGTGCGGGGATCGCGGAGCTGCGGGAGGTGCAGCGCGAGATCGCGCGGCTCGAGGCGCGAGCGGTCGCGGTGCGGGCACGACTGCTGACGCTGGCGCGGGACCAGCAGGAGCGTTCGGGGGCCTCGGGGGCCTATGAGTTCCCGGTGCGGTCGATGGCGGCGGAGGTCGCGTGTGCGCTGCGGGAATCGCCGCGGTCGGCCCGTGCACGGCTGGAAGAGGCGGCCGATCTGGTGGAACGCCTGCCGCGGGTGGTGGAGGCGCTGCGGCAGGGCCGGCTGCAGATGGCGCACGCGCGGCATATTCAGGCGGAGGCGGGCCGGTTCGCGGAGGGCGCGGAGGATCGGCTGGGCCTGTTCGAGAAGCGGGCGATCGACGAGGCGCGCGTGCGGACACCGGCGCAGACCGGACGGATCGTGCGCGTTCTGGCGGCGAAGCTCGCGCCGGTGTCGATGCAGGCTCGGCATGAGCAGGCCCGGGCCGAGCGCGGGGTGTGGGTGCGGGATCTCCAGGACGGGATGAGCGAGCTGTGCGCCGTGCTCGCCTCGCCGGTCGCGCACGGCATCCGCGATCGGCTGACACAGCTGGGGCTCGCGGCGAAACGCGAGCGACGCCGCGCCGGGCGCGGCGGCACCGAGCGAGCGATGCTCGAGACGGCGGACCCCTGGGTTCGGCCGCCGGGCGCGAGTGCGACCGCGCCGGGCGCGGGTGCGGTGGCGCACGACGCGTCCAGCGACGCGGACGACACGGCCAGCTCGGGGCGGGCGGCGGCGGGCGTCGCCGCGGACCCGGGCGACACGCGCGGTCTGGACGAGCTGCGGGCCGACCTCCTGGGCGACCTGCTGCTCACGGCGGTCCCCACGGCGCATCACCTGCATGCGCCAGGCGACGACGGATCGCGGGCGTTCACGGCGCGGGTGCAGGTCACGATCCCGGTCGACGCGCTGATCGACCCTCTCGAGGCCGACCACGTGGCGTTCCTGGATGGGGCCACCCCGATCGACACGCTCGGCGCATGGGCCCTGGCCGGGACCGCGCCGACGTGGGAGCGGCTGCTCGTCCGCCCCGACACGGGCGCCCTCGTGGCGGTGGACACGTATCGGCCGACGATCGCGCAGCGGCGGTGGCTGGCGGCGCGGGACGGCACCTGCCGGTTCCCGGGATGCGGCGTGCCGGCACGGGAGGCGGATATCGATCACACGGTCGACTGGGCGCACGGAGGGCAGACGCGCCTCGACAATCTCGCGGCGGTGTGCGAACCGCATCACATGCTCAAACACCACTCGCCGTGGCGAGTGCGGCAGCGACGGGGCGGGGTGCTGGAGTGGACCAGCCCCGCCGGACACACCTACACCGACCACCCACCCACGCGCGTCGTCTTCCGCGACGAGTTCCCCGATCCTGGACCGCGGCCCGGGGCGCCGCCCGGAGCGGACGCGGCGGCGGAACGAGGGTCGCCGCGACGGGGTGCGATGGCGTACGCGAGCGAGTGGGACCGCCTGCCGCCGGCCGGCGACGCCCCGTTCTGA
- a CDS encoding glycerol-3-phosphate dehydrogenase/oxidase: MSSRTPSSPLRAAVAEARERGRAQVLVIGGGINGIATFRDLALQGVDVLLVERGDFASGATAASSHMVHGGIRYLENGEFRLVHESVQERNRLLRNAPHFVKPLRTTIPIYSTFSGLLNAPLKFLFGFSGKPRERGALVIKVGLTIYDLFANEGRATPWHDFRGRARSLRELPKLNPRIRYTATYYDASMHDPERLALDVLGDGIAAGGRALNYVEAVGADGGAVRLRDLVSGEEFAVAADVIVNASGPWTDLTNAALGTPTRFMGGTKGSHIVLDNPELLRATGGREIFFEHEDGRIVLIYPLKGRVMVGTTDIPADPAEPARCTDEEVGYFLDLIGDVFPGVPVSRGQIVYRFSGIRPLPRSEAALTGQISRDYRVEVGDLAGVPLLSLVGGKWTTFRALGETLSSAVLDLIGAPRRVRTEERQIGGGRDYPRTRGDVAVWLRAHVGGDTPRSRLLFERYGTRAAEVWRHLGAGEDAELLGGELSTRELDWMVREEHVVHLTDVVLRRTALAFTGRADRAALEAIADALAPVVGWDAARRDREVADTIAVLRDAHGVDA, encoded by the coding sequence ATGAGTTCTCGCACGCCGTCCTCGCCCCTCCGTGCCGCGGTCGCCGAGGCCCGCGAGCGGGGACGTGCGCAGGTGCTCGTGATCGGCGGCGGCATCAACGGGATCGCGACGTTCCGCGACCTCGCGCTGCAGGGCGTCGACGTGCTGCTCGTCGAGCGCGGCGACTTCGCCTCGGGCGCCACGGCCGCCTCCAGCCACATGGTGCACGGCGGCATCCGCTATCTCGAGAACGGCGAGTTCCGGCTCGTGCACGAGTCGGTGCAGGAGCGCAACCGGCTGCTGCGCAACGCGCCCCACTTCGTCAAGCCGCTGCGCACGACGATCCCGATCTACTCGACGTTCTCGGGCCTGCTGAACGCGCCGCTGAAGTTCCTCTTCGGCTTCTCGGGCAAGCCCCGCGAACGCGGCGCCCTCGTCATCAAGGTGGGGCTGACGATCTACGACCTGTTCGCCAACGAGGGACGCGCCACTCCGTGGCACGACTTCCGCGGGCGTGCGCGCTCCCTGCGCGAGCTGCCGAAGCTCAACCCACGCATCCGCTACACCGCCACCTACTACGACGCCTCGATGCACGATCCGGAGCGCCTCGCGCTCGACGTGCTCGGCGACGGCATCGCCGCCGGCGGTCGCGCCCTCAACTACGTCGAGGCGGTGGGCGCCGACGGCGGCGCGGTGCGGCTGCGCGATCTGGTGTCGGGCGAGGAGTTCGCCGTCGCGGCCGACGTGATCGTCAACGCCTCGGGCCCGTGGACCGACCTCACCAACGCGGCGCTCGGCACGCCCACGCGCTTCATGGGCGGCACCAAGGGCTCGCACATCGTGCTCGACAACCCAGAGCTCCTGCGCGCCACGGGCGGGCGCGAGATCTTCTTCGAGCACGAGGACGGCCGCATCGTGCTCATCTACCCGCTCAAGGGACGCGTCATGGTGGGCACGACCGACATCCCCGCCGATCCGGCGGAGCCGGCGCGGTGCACCGACGAGGAGGTCGGCTACTTCCTCGACCTCATCGGCGACGTCTTCCCCGGCGTGCCCGTCTCGCGGGGTCAGATCGTCTACCGGTTCAGCGGCATCCGCCCGCTGCCGCGCAGCGAGGCCGCCCTCACCGGGCAGATCTCGCGCGACTACCGCGTGGAGGTGGGCGACCTCGCCGGTGTGCCGCTGCTGAGCCTGGTGGGCGGCAAGTGGACCACGTTCCGCGCCCTCGGCGAGACCCTGTCGTCTGCCGTGCTCGACCTCATCGGCGCCCCGCGCCGCGTGCGCACCGAGGAGCGGCAGATCGGCGGCGGCCGCGACTACCCCCGCACCCGCGGCGACGTCGCGGTGTGGCTGCGGGCCCACGTCGGCGGCGACACGCCCCGCTCGCGCCTGCTGTTCGAGCGCTACGGCACGCGGGCGGCCGAGGTGTGGCGGCATCTCGGCGCGGGCGAGGACGCCGAGCTGCTCGGCGGCGAGCTGTCCACGCGCGAGCTGGACTGGATGGTCCGCGAGGAGCACGTGGTGCATCTGACCGACGTGGTGCTGCGCCGCACCGCCCTCGCCTTCACCGGGCGCGCCGACCGTGCCGCGCTCGAGGCGATCGCCGACGCCCTCGCGCCCGTGGTCGGCTGGGACGCCGCGCGACGCGACCGCGAGGTCGCCGACACGATCGCGGTGCTGCGCGACGCGCACGGCGTCGACGCCTGA
- the glpK gene encoding glycerol kinase GlpK, protein MSQYVVAIDQGTTSTRAIVFDREARAIATGQKEHEQIFPAPGWVEHDALEIWRNVREVIGQALSKADITRHDVAAVGITNQRETVVVWEKATGRPIHHAIVWQDTRTQDAIDALAADGGHDRFADITGLPLNAYFSASKLAWILDNVDGARARAEAGELLFGTIDTWIVWNLSGGAAGGVHVTDVTNASRTLLMDLRTLDWSDEMLAVFRIPRAILPAIRSSSETYGVANPHSLLRETPIAGILGDQQAATFGQAAFARGASKNSYGTGNFVLFNTGEEIVRSEHGLITTVAYRLGDRPAVYALEGSIAVTGSLIQWLRDNLGIIRTAPEVETLARTVDDNGDVHIVPAFSGLFAPHWRPDARGVIAGLTRFAHKGHLARAALEAVAFQSREVIDAMNADAGVPLAELRVDGGMVHNELLMQFQADILGVPVVRPAVSETTCLGAAFAAGLAVGFWDSLEQLESLWAEDRRWEPAMGEREREARLARWKAAVERTLDWV, encoded by the coding sequence GTGTCGCAGTACGTCGTCGCGATCGATCAGGGCACCACCTCGACGCGGGCGATCGTGTTCGACCGGGAGGCCCGCGCGATCGCGACCGGTCAGAAGGAGCACGAGCAGATCTTCCCCGCCCCGGGCTGGGTCGAGCACGACGCGCTCGAGATCTGGCGCAACGTGCGCGAGGTGATCGGCCAGGCCCTGTCGAAGGCCGACATCACGCGGCACGACGTGGCCGCGGTGGGCATCACGAACCAGCGCGAGACGGTCGTGGTGTGGGAGAAGGCCACGGGACGGCCGATCCACCACGCGATCGTGTGGCAGGACACCCGCACGCAGGACGCGATCGACGCGCTGGCCGCCGACGGCGGGCACGACCGCTTCGCCGACATCACGGGGCTGCCCCTCAACGCCTACTTCTCGGCCTCCAAGCTGGCCTGGATCCTCGACAACGTCGACGGCGCGCGCGCCCGCGCCGAGGCGGGCGAGCTGCTGTTCGGCACGATCGACACCTGGATCGTGTGGAACCTCTCCGGCGGTGCCGCGGGCGGCGTGCACGTCACGGACGTCACCAACGCCAGCCGCACGCTGCTCATGGACCTGCGCACCCTCGACTGGTCGGACGAGATGCTCGCGGTGTTCCGCATCCCGCGCGCGATCCTGCCCGCCATCCGCTCGTCGTCGGAGACGTACGGGGTCGCCAACCCGCACAGTCTGCTGCGCGAGACGCCGATCGCCGGGATCCTCGGCGACCAGCAGGCCGCGACCTTCGGGCAGGCGGCGTTCGCGCGCGGGGCGTCCAAGAACTCCTACGGGACCGGCAACTTCGTGCTGTTCAACACGGGCGAGGAGATCGTCCGCTCCGAGCACGGCCTCATCACGACGGTGGCCTACCGGCTCGGCGACCGGCCGGCGGTGTACGCGCTCGAGGGATCGATCGCGGTGACGGGATCGCTCATCCAGTGGCTGCGCGACAACCTCGGGATCATCCGCACCGCGCCGGAGGTCGAGACCCTCGCCCGCACCGTCGACGACAACGGCGATGTGCACATCGTGCCCGCGTTCTCGGGCCTGTTCGCCCCGCACTGGCGGCCGGATGCGCGGGGGGTGATCGCCGGGCTCACGCGCTTCGCGCACAAGGGGCACCTCGCGCGGGCGGCGCTGGAGGCGGTGGCCTTCCAGTCGCGCGAGGTGATCGACGCCATGAACGCCGACGCCGGAGTGCCGCTGGCGGAGCTGCGGGTGGACGGCGGCATGGTCCACAACGAGCTGCTCATGCAGTTCCAGGCCGACATCCTCGGCGTGCCCGTGGTGCGCCCGGCCGTGTCGGAGACGACGTGCCTCGGCGCCGCATTCGCCGCGGGGCTCGCGGTGGGCTTCTGGGACTCGCTCGAGCAGCTCGAATCGCTGTGGGCCGAGGACCGGCGCTGGGAGCCCGCGATGGGCGAGCGGGAGCGCGAGGCGCGCCTGGCGCGGTGGAAGGCCGCGGTGGAGCGCACCCTCGACTGGGTCTGA